A window from Streptomyces sp. NBC_00335 encodes these proteins:
- a CDS encoding MFS transporter — protein MTTANQGAPAAEPHPVPGAPERTPAPEPVGYRAVFRVGEFRPVFAAHLLSVLGVVIAEISLTVLVYRATGSPLMSALTFALGFLPYALGGTLLAPLADRLPARRVLVGCDLVCAACAAAMAAPGTPVALLLVLRCAMAFVAPLFQGTRSASLADVLGAGDAYVLGRSLLRMVAQSAQLIGFGLGGLLLTVLAPRGAILLTAAGFLGSALLLRLGTRARPARSAGSAGRVSPLAGLRAVLGHRRLRALTLLSWLPPLFVVVPEALLTPYATGLGISTAGLGLLMCAMPAGAIAGEVWAGSALTARTRSRITAPLAALSLLPLLAYAVRPGLPLLLAVLVLAGLAHAYTLGLDQWYVEAVPEKLRGRAMTLLSTGLMTLQGVGMALAGLAAEFLPVHVVVASAAVLGTGVVLLLLAEVRRTDGPRRETDPAAK, from the coding sequence ATGACCACCGCCAACCAGGGCGCACCCGCCGCCGAGCCGCATCCCGTCCCGGGGGCGCCCGAGCGGACCCCCGCACCGGAACCCGTCGGATACCGGGCCGTCTTCCGGGTCGGGGAGTTCCGGCCGGTCTTCGCCGCGCACCTGCTGTCCGTGCTCGGCGTCGTCATCGCCGAGATCTCCCTCACCGTCCTCGTCTACCGCGCCACCGGCTCCCCCCTGATGAGCGCGCTCACCTTCGCCCTCGGCTTCCTCCCCTACGCCCTCGGCGGCACCCTGCTCGCGCCGCTCGCCGACCGGCTCCCCGCGCGCCGGGTGCTCGTCGGCTGCGACCTCGTCTGCGCGGCGTGCGCGGCGGCCATGGCCGCGCCGGGCACCCCGGTCGCGCTGCTCCTCGTACTGCGCTGCGCGATGGCCTTCGTCGCGCCGCTGTTCCAGGGCACCCGCAGCGCCTCCCTCGCCGACGTCCTCGGCGCCGGCGACGCGTACGTCCTGGGCCGCTCGCTGCTGCGCATGGTGGCCCAGAGCGCCCAGCTCATCGGCTTCGGGCTCGGCGGGCTGCTGCTCACCGTGCTGGCCCCGCGCGGGGCCATCCTCCTCACGGCCGCCGGTTTCCTCGGCTCCGCCCTCCTGCTGCGCCTGGGCACCCGGGCCCGGCCCGCCCGCAGCGCGGGCTCCGCAGGACGGGTCTCCCCGCTCGCCGGGCTGCGTGCCGTGCTGGGCCACCGCCGGCTGCGGGCCCTGACCCTGCTGTCCTGGCTGCCGCCGCTGTTCGTGGTCGTGCCCGAGGCACTGCTGACCCCGTACGCCACGGGCCTCGGCATCTCCACCGCCGGTCTGGGGCTGCTGATGTGCGCGATGCCGGCCGGAGCCATCGCCGGGGAGGTCTGGGCGGGCTCCGCGCTCACCGCCCGAACGCGTTCGCGGATCACGGCCCCGCTCGCGGCGCTCTCGCTGCTCCCGCTGCTCGCGTACGCCGTCCGGCCCGGCCTGCCGCTCCTGCTGGCCGTGCTCGTCCTGGCCGGGCTGGCCCACGCGTACACCCTCGGGCTCGACCAGTGGTACGTCGAGGCCGTGCCCGAGAAGCTGCGCGGCCGGGCGATGACCCTGCTCAGCACCGGTCTGATGACCCTTCAGGGCGTGGGCATGGCGCTCGCGGGCCTCGCGGCGGAATTCCTGCCCGTCCACGTGGTGGTGGCGTCGGCCGCGGTCCTGGGAACCGGGGTCGTCCTGCTGCTGCTCGCCGAGGTGCGCCGGACGGACGGGCCGAGGCGTGAGACGGATCCCGCTGCCAAATGA
- a CDS encoding glycosyltransferase family 2 protein, with amino-acid sequence MRQEAFDYETHSRLAGPCEEPDPAVAYRVRYRSLLAREDLRTRIRAVALMTLAPVAATGLLLYLVWPTHRTVREGGEAWLVRLDAVMLGSVALIMFFMVVNVVSIAHATMVARDPVPVPAEPGTRVAFLTTYVPGKEPLSMAAATLRGAVAVRHDGPLDVWLLDEGDDPGAKELCTALGVRHFTRKGVAEWNTPEGSHRARTKHGNYNAWLARHGADYDYFASVDTDHVPLPQYLERMLGFFRDPDIAFVVGPQVYGNYTASVTKAAESQQYLFHALIQRAGNRYGAPMFVGTNNAVRISALRQVGGLYDSLTEDMATGFELHRSRNPATGRFWRSVYTPDVLAVGEGPSTWTDLFTQQLRWSRGTYETLLRQYWRGCFRMPPGRWLNYTLMLVYYPMTAVNWLLGVLSCVLFLWFGASGTQVSSEVWLMLYTDAAALQVGLYLWNRRHNVSPHEPEGSGGLAGMAMSAVCAPVYLMSLGSAVLRTRGGFIVTPKGGVASPDRLATFRVHLFWAAVLLVSLAASVRYEHTHAAMRVWAVLALAVTLAPPVVWAVTELRARTARAASGGGPGPGEEPEQALATTAGGN; translated from the coding sequence GTGCGGCAGGAAGCCTTCGACTACGAGACCCACAGCCGGCTGGCCGGCCCCTGTGAGGAGCCGGATCCCGCCGTCGCCTACCGGGTGAGGTACCGCTCCCTGCTCGCGCGCGAGGACCTCCGGACCCGAATACGGGCCGTCGCGCTCATGACGCTCGCCCCCGTCGCCGCCACCGGGCTGCTGCTCTACCTCGTCTGGCCCACGCACCGGACGGTCCGGGAGGGCGGCGAGGCCTGGCTGGTGCGGCTCGACGCCGTGATGCTCGGATCCGTCGCCCTGATCATGTTCTTCATGGTGGTCAACGTGGTCTCGATCGCCCACGCCACGATGGTCGCCCGGGACCCCGTCCCGGTCCCCGCCGAACCCGGCACCCGCGTCGCCTTCCTCACCACCTACGTCCCCGGCAAGGAACCCCTCTCCATGGCGGCCGCCACCCTGCGCGGGGCGGTCGCCGTCCGCCACGACGGGCCGCTCGACGTCTGGCTCCTCGACGAGGGCGACGACCCCGGGGCCAAGGAGCTGTGCACCGCGCTCGGCGTGCGCCACTTCACCCGCAAGGGCGTCGCCGAGTGGAACACCCCCGAGGGGTCCCACCGGGCGCGGACCAAGCACGGCAACTACAACGCCTGGCTCGCCCGGCACGGCGCGGACTACGACTACTTCGCCTCCGTCGACACCGACCACGTGCCGCTCCCGCAGTACCTGGAGCGGATGCTCGGCTTCTTCCGCGACCCCGACATCGCCTTCGTCGTCGGCCCGCAGGTCTACGGCAACTACACCGCCTCGGTCACCAAGGCCGCCGAGTCCCAGCAGTACCTCTTCCACGCCCTGATCCAGCGCGCGGGCAACCGCTACGGCGCCCCCATGTTCGTCGGCACCAACAACGCCGTCCGGATCAGCGCGCTGCGCCAGGTCGGCGGGCTCTACGACTCCCTCACCGAGGACATGGCCACCGGCTTCGAGCTGCACCGGAGCAGGAACCCCGCGACCGGGCGGTTCTGGCGCTCCGTCTACACCCCCGACGTGCTCGCCGTGGGGGAGGGGCCCAGCACCTGGACCGACCTCTTCACGCAGCAGCTGCGCTGGTCCAGAGGGACGTACGAGACCCTCCTGCGGCAGTACTGGCGGGGCTGCTTCCGGATGCCCCCCGGCCGCTGGCTCAACTACACCCTGATGCTCGTCTACTACCCCATGACGGCCGTCAACTGGCTCCTCGGCGTCCTCAGCTGCGTGCTGTTCCTGTGGTTCGGCGCCTCCGGCACCCAGGTCTCCTCCGAGGTCTGGCTGATGCTCTACACCGACGCCGCCGCCCTCCAGGTCGGCCTGTACCTGTGGAACCGCCGCCACAACGTCTCCCCCCACGAGCCGGAGGGCTCCGGCGGGCTCGCCGGCATGGCGATGTCGGCCGTCTGCGCGCCCGTCTACCTGATGTCGCTCGGCTCGGCGGTGCTGCGCACCCGGGGCGGTTTCATCGTCACCCCCAAGGGCGGCGTCGCCAGCCCCGACCGGCTCGCGACCTTCCGCGTCCACCTCTTCTGGGCCGCCGTCCTCCTCGTCTCCCTCGCCGCCTCCGTGCGCTACGAGCACACCCACGCGGCCATGCGCGTCTGGGCGGTGCTCGCCCTGGCCGTCACCCTGGCCCCGCCGGTGGTCTGGGCCGTGACCGAGCTGCGCGCCCGTACGGCCCGGGCCGCGTCCGGCGGGGGGCCCGGTCCGGGTGAGGAGCCGGAGCAGGCCCTCGCGACGACGGCGGGAGGGAACTGA
- a CDS encoding DUF3817 domain-containing protein translates to MKRSVLTRYRVMAYVTAVMLLILCACMVAKYGFDTGADLTFAVSQAHGVLFMVYLVFAFDLGSKAKWPFGKLLWVLLSGTIPLAAFFVERKIRAEVEPLIVGDRAAARA, encoded by the coding sequence ATGAAACGAAGCGTGCTGACCCGCTACCGCGTCATGGCCTACGTGACCGCGGTCATGCTCCTGATCCTCTGTGCCTGCATGGTGGCGAAGTACGGCTTCGACACCGGCGCCGACCTGACCTTCGCGGTCTCGCAGGCGCACGGTGTGCTGTTCATGGTCTACTTGGTGTTCGCCTTCGACCTGGGCTCCAAGGCCAAGTGGCCGTTCGGCAAGCTCCTGTGGGTCCTGCTCTCCGGCACGATCCCGCTCGCCGCGTTCTTCGTCGAGCGCAAGATCCGCGCCGAGGTCGAGCCCCTCATCGTGGGCGATCGGGCCGCCGCCCGCGCCTGA
- a CDS encoding MarR family winged helix-turn-helix transcriptional regulator encodes MPKPLSLPFDPIARADELWQQRWGPVPSMAAITSIMRAHQILLGEVDAIVKPYGLTFARYEALVLLTFSKAGELPMSKIGERLMVHPTSVTNTVDRLVKSGLVARRPNPNDGRGTLASITDKGREVVEAATKALMEIDFGLGAYDAEECAEIFALLRPLRVAAADFEEN; translated from the coding sequence GTGCCCAAGCCGCTCAGCCTTCCCTTCGACCCGATCGCCCGCGCCGACGAACTCTGGCAGCAACGCTGGGGGCCGGTCCCGTCGATGGCCGCGATCACCTCGATCATGAGGGCGCACCAGATCCTGCTCGGCGAGGTCGACGCGATCGTCAAGCCGTACGGTCTGACCTTCGCGCGCTACGAGGCGCTGGTGCTGCTGACCTTCTCCAAGGCCGGGGAACTGCCGATGTCGAAGATCGGCGAGCGGCTGATGGTGCACCCGACGTCGGTGACGAACACGGTGGACCGGCTGGTGAAGTCCGGCCTCGTCGCCCGGCGCCCGAACCCGAACGACGGGCGCGGCACCCTCGCGTCGATCACGGACAAGGGCCGCGAGGTGGTCGAGGCGGCCACGAAGGCGCTGATGGAGATCGACTTCGGGCTGGGCGCCTACGACGCCGAGGAATGCGCGGAGATCTTCGCGCTCCTGCGCCCGCTCCGGGTGGCCGCGGCCGACTTCGAGGAGAACTGA
- a CDS encoding excalibur calcium-binding domain-containing protein, whose product MIITLLVVFPPGGIALAWTSGWSKGKKITATVLAGLWFFTPFLGDPPEKTGTDAKPKATVTQEAAAIPAPSATAAPETTSVTTPSATAAPAAPKMPVVMGLPFARAAEILKPIGLKSVEPESAYADVTLPATVDGWKVCFQDPAEGKEIQAPKTVSAHLKVVAPGTACPAEAGARLHPDPDPAPVVPGDGDDSGGSSSGGSSSGGSSTGGSGSVSYKNCAAVRAAGADPIRRGDPGYGRHLDRDGDGVACE is encoded by the coding sequence GTGATCATCACCCTGCTCGTCGTCTTTCCGCCCGGGGGCATCGCCCTCGCGTGGACCAGCGGCTGGAGCAAGGGAAAGAAGATCACCGCCACCGTCCTCGCCGGCCTCTGGTTCTTCACCCCGTTCCTGGGCGACCCGCCGGAGAAGACCGGGACCGACGCGAAGCCGAAGGCCACGGTCACCCAGGAGGCCGCCGCAATACCCGCGCCCTCGGCGACCGCAGCCCCCGAAACCACATCGGTAACCACGCCCTCGGCGACCGCGGCCCCGGCTGCCCCGAAGATGCCGGTGGTCATGGGCCTCCCCTTTGCCCGGGCGGCCGAGATCCTCAAGCCGATCGGGCTCAAGTCGGTCGAGCCGGAGAGCGCGTACGCCGACGTCACGCTGCCCGCGACCGTGGACGGCTGGAAGGTCTGCTTCCAGGACCCGGCCGAGGGCAAGGAGATCCAGGCCCCGAAGACCGTGAGCGCCCACCTCAAGGTCGTGGCACCCGGCACGGCCTGCCCGGCGGAGGCAGGCGCCAGGCTGCATCCTGATCCCGACCCCGCCCCCGTGGTGCCGGGGGACGGGGACGACTCGGGCGGCTCTTCCTCGGGAGGCTCCTCCTCGGGCGGATCATCGACCGGCGGTAGCGGCAGCGTCTCCTACAAGAACTGCGCCGCCGTTCGCGCCGCGGGAGCCGACCCGATCCGTCGGGGCGACCCCGGTTACGGCCGCCATCTGGACAGGGACGGCGACGGCGTGGCCTGCGAGTAG
- a CDS encoding glycoside hydrolase family 6 protein, which produces MPAPRSRPATLLTAALSLALAATTACSPTPTAQPESAPPHPPAHPAGVGLVDESPFWVDPQSDAARQVAAWEAQGRNSDAQVLRRIADRPMALWGPAGDPGPEIRRARASARTAGRTLVLVAYNIPYRDCGQHSAGGARDATAYRSWIGAFADNIADTKALVVLEPDAIPHLVDGCTQADHRDERLRLLSEAVDRLKRNKNTKVYLDAGNPAWIPDPGKLVDPLYKAGLDRADGFALNVSNFQPSAAGREYGATLSKATKGKHFVIDTSRNGDGPLQGDRAQAWCNPPGRALGTPPTAGTGDPLVDAYLWVKRPGESDGTCRGGPPAGTWWPDYALGLARRSAD; this is translated from the coding sequence ATGCCAGCCCCCCGCAGCCGCCCCGCCACCCTCCTCACCGCAGCCCTCTCCCTGGCCCTGGCCGCCACCACGGCCTGCTCCCCCACCCCCACCGCGCAGCCGGAATCCGCCCCGCCCCACCCCCCGGCACACCCCGCAGGGGTCGGCCTCGTCGACGAGTCCCCGTTCTGGGTGGACCCGCAGAGCGACGCCGCCCGCCAGGTCGCCGCCTGGGAGGCGCAGGGCCGCAACAGCGACGCCCAGGTGCTGCGCCGCATCGCCGACCGGCCGATGGCCCTGTGGGGTCCGGCCGGCGACCCCGGCCCCGAGATCCGCCGGGCCAGGGCGAGCGCCCGTACGGCAGGCCGCACCCTGGTCCTCGTCGCGTACAACATCCCGTACCGGGACTGCGGGCAGCACTCGGCGGGCGGCGCCCGGGACGCCACCGCGTACCGGAGCTGGATCGGCGCCTTCGCCGACAACATCGCCGACACCAAGGCGCTGGTCGTCCTGGAGCCGGACGCGATCCCGCACCTCGTGGACGGCTGCACACAGGCCGACCACCGCGACGAGCGGCTGCGCCTGCTCTCCGAGGCCGTCGACCGGCTCAAGCGCAACAAGAACACCAAGGTCTACCTGGACGCCGGCAACCCGGCCTGGATCCCGGACCCGGGGAAACTGGTCGATCCCCTCTACAAGGCGGGACTCGACCGCGCCGACGGCTTCGCCCTCAACGTCTCCAACTTCCAGCCCAGCGCGGCCGGCCGGGAGTACGGCGCCACCCTCTCCAAGGCCACCAAGGGCAAGCACTTCGTCATCGACACCAGCCGCAACGGCGACGGCCCCCTCCAGGGCGACCGCGCCCAGGCCTGGTGCAACCCGCCGGGCCGCGCACTGGGCACGCCCCCCACCGCCGGGACGGGCGACCCGCTCGTGGACGCGTACCTCTGGGTCAAGCGCCCCGGCGAATCGGACGGCACCTGCCGCGGCGGCCCCCCGGCGGGCACCTGGTGGCCGGACTACGCCCTGGGCCTGGCCCGCCGCTCCGCGGACTAG
- a CDS encoding MTH1187 family thiamine-binding protein → MMIAFSVTPLGVGEEVGEYVADAVRVVRASGLPNHTDAMFTTIEGEWDEVMDVVKRAVAAVEERAPRVSFILKADIRPGVTDGMTSKMETVERHLAGG, encoded by the coding sequence ATGATGATCGCGTTCTCGGTGACCCCGCTGGGCGTCGGCGAGGAGGTCGGCGAGTACGTGGCCGACGCGGTCCGCGTCGTCCGGGCGTCGGGGCTGCCGAACCACACGGATGCCATGTTCACCACCATCGAAGGTGAGTGGGACGAGGTGATGGACGTGGTCAAGCGCGCGGTGGCCGCCGTGGAGGAACGGGCCCCCCGGGTCTCCTTCATCCTCAAGGCCGACATCCGCCCCGGCGTCACGGACGGCATGACGTCCAAGATGGAAACGGTGGAACGCCACCTCGCCGGGGGCTGA
- a CDS encoding DUF6232 family protein, whose product MDSVRYEHGTGGSVISEHEVIEVRVARRVLWVGADAFPVANITRVTTSMVPARAAAVSAFVRFMILLALVTAGGVTAFRDADRPADRHRRRRGGAARHHRDHPVPRPVRLTRARAGP is encoded by the coding sequence ATGGATTCTGTGCGCTACGAACACGGCACCGGGGGGTCCGTCATATCCGAGCACGAGGTCATCGAGGTCCGCGTCGCACGGCGGGTGCTCTGGGTCGGCGCCGACGCGTTCCCCGTCGCCAACATCACCCGGGTCACGACGAGCATGGTCCCCGCCCGTGCTGCCGCCGTCTCGGCCTTCGTGAGGTTCATGATCCTCCTGGCGCTCGTCACCGCCGGGGGCGTCACCGCGTTCCGGGACGCGGACCGTCCTGCGGATCGCCACCGCCGTCGGCGAGGCGGGGCTGCCCGTCATCACCGCGATCACCCAGTGCCGCGCCCTGTCCGCCTGACCCGGGCCCGAGCGGGGCCCTAG
- a CDS encoding ArsR/SmtB family transcription factor: MPFHFRFGPADLMRCRFSISPRWETQEAVRVLLDRRRHAYHLPWLRGIRTAAAGLDLRPLWLLMPRAGHNPDFLSPPPTGPSVTFEEELARVRAADPQAAREDLRRSLVCTPGALESAAGQRMLADPERAVRELADLYEQAWRVLVAPHWPRLRALLEADVLFHSRRLAAGGLEALFDGLHPDLRWSGNTLSIARRGHHDRSLDGQGLLLMPSAFVWPEVVGGYDPPWQPTLVYPARGIGALWTAPAGPAPQALARLLGRARADVLCALTEPASTTALAHRLSLAPSTVSAHLKILQEAGLLIPSRHGHQILYERTPLAIALTNPAQP, translated from the coding sequence GTGCCCTTCCACTTCCGCTTCGGCCCCGCCGACCTGATGCGCTGCCGGTTCTCGATCTCGCCCCGCTGGGAGACCCAGGAGGCGGTACGGGTCCTGCTGGACCGGCGGCGCCACGCCTACCACCTGCCCTGGCTCCGCGGGATCCGCACGGCGGCAGCCGGGCTGGACCTGCGGCCGCTGTGGCTGCTGATGCCGCGCGCGGGACACAATCCGGACTTCCTCAGCCCGCCCCCGACGGGCCCGTCGGTCACCTTCGAGGAGGAGCTCGCCCGGGTCCGGGCCGCCGATCCGCAGGCGGCGCGGGAGGACCTGCGGCGCTCCCTGGTCTGCACCCCGGGCGCCCTGGAGAGCGCGGCCGGGCAGCGGATGCTGGCCGACCCGGAGCGGGCGGTCCGGGAGCTGGCCGACCTCTACGAGCAGGCATGGCGGGTGCTGGTCGCCCCGCACTGGCCCCGGCTGCGCGCCCTGCTGGAGGCGGACGTCCTGTTCCACTCGCGGCGGCTGGCCGCGGGCGGGCTGGAGGCCCTCTTCGACGGCCTCCACCCGGATCTGCGCTGGTCGGGGAACACCCTCAGCATCGCCCGCCGGGGCCACCACGACCGCTCCCTCGACGGCCAGGGGCTCCTCCTCATGCCGAGCGCCTTCGTCTGGCCGGAGGTGGTGGGCGGCTACGACCCGCCGTGGCAGCCGACCCTGGTGTACCCGGCCCGCGGCATCGGCGCCCTGTGGACGGCCCCGGCCGGCCCGGCCCCCCAGGCCCTGGCCCGCCTCCTGGGCCGCGCCCGCGCCGACGTCCTGTGCGCTCTGACCGAGCCCGCCTCGACCACCGCCCTGGCCCACCGCCTGTCCCTGGCCCCCTCCACCGTCTCCGCCCACCTCAAAATCCTCCAGGAGGCCGGCCTCCTCATCCCCTCCCGCCACGGCCACCAGATCCTGTACGAACGCACCCCCCTGGCCATCGCCCTGACCAATCCGGCCCAGCCGTAA
- a CDS encoding kelch motif-containing protein: MEYRPSKQFKKTALGAGAVALLIALNAPAALSFAGDRYHSYKIGRAGYRAQYGSWDLIGLPEEYRINAMHAALLRTGKVLLIAGSGNDQRNFDKGSFSTVLWDPKDDSFKKIPTPEDFFCSGHSQLPDGQLLVAGGTARYEVLGGKVTRAGGGMRVKNESPDKAVTLAKGTVFRSPSGVEYVSKFAVTVPKATRKFEIAHGRGGQMMPWKTKVVAAEARVFVEAVREGAAGLTTQAAQYAVAGLKGKDAANVYGLAERLSAGKQDFQGIKSAYEFDPLAEKYVPVDPMRDARWYPTLVGLQDGRVLAVSGLNDVGDVVPGDNEYYDPKTKKWSKGPFRYFPTYPALFLTQGGKLLYTGSNAGYGPKEKGREPGVWDLATNQFRKVGGLADPDQLETSSSVLLPPAQDQKVMVLGGGGVGESRLSTDRTAVVDLKAEVPAFRPTARLPQRVRYLSSVLLPDDSLFTTGGSADYRGRGASDIRKAQFYYPRTDTFVAAASPTVGRNYHSEALLLPDGRVATFGSDPLFADKDNTRLGRFEHRLEVYSPPYVHRDPELRPVLGEGPEEAELGGSATFEAPRAERIQRARLMRPSAVTHTTDVEQRSVELGLRKTAGTVTVTVPADPTLVPPGWYMLFVTDADGTPSVAKWIRVRPAPEPPEPPSAASRDGWLS; the protein is encoded by the coding sequence ATGGAGTACCGCCCTTCGAAGCAGTTCAAGAAGACGGCCCTGGGCGCCGGAGCCGTCGCCCTGCTGATCGCGCTCAACGCGCCCGCCGCGCTCTCCTTCGCCGGGGACCGCTACCACTCGTACAAGATCGGGCGGGCCGGCTACCGCGCCCAGTACGGCTCGTGGGATCTGATCGGCCTCCCCGAGGAGTACCGGATCAACGCCATGCACGCGGCGCTGCTGCGCACCGGCAAGGTGCTGCTGATCGCCGGCTCCGGCAACGACCAGCGCAACTTCGACAAGGGCAGCTTCTCCACCGTCCTGTGGGACCCGAAGGACGACAGCTTCAAGAAGATCCCGACCCCGGAGGACTTCTTCTGCTCGGGCCACAGCCAGCTCCCCGACGGACAGCTCCTGGTGGCCGGCGGGACCGCGCGCTACGAGGTGCTCGGCGGCAAGGTCACCCGGGCCGGCGGCGGCATGCGGGTCAAGAACGAGAGCCCCGACAAGGCGGTCACCCTGGCGAAGGGCACCGTCTTCCGGTCCCCCTCGGGCGTCGAGTACGTGTCGAAGTTCGCCGTCACCGTCCCCAAGGCCACCCGCAAGTTCGAGATCGCGCACGGGCGCGGCGGGCAGATGATGCCGTGGAAGACCAAGGTGGTCGCGGCCGAGGCGCGGGTCTTCGTGGAGGCGGTCCGGGAGGGCGCCGCGGGGCTGACGACCCAGGCCGCCCAGTACGCGGTGGCCGGGCTCAAGGGCAAGGACGCCGCCAACGTCTACGGGCTCGCGGAGCGGCTCAGCGCTGGCAAGCAGGACTTCCAGGGCATCAAGTCCGCCTACGAGTTCGACCCCCTGGCGGAGAAGTACGTACCGGTCGACCCGATGAGGGACGCCCGCTGGTACCCGACCCTGGTGGGGCTCCAGGACGGGCGGGTCCTCGCCGTGTCCGGGCTCAACGACGTGGGCGACGTCGTCCCCGGCGACAACGAGTACTACGACCCGAAGACCAAGAAGTGGTCCAAGGGCCCCTTCCGCTACTTCCCGACCTACCCCGCCCTCTTCCTCACCCAGGGCGGCAAACTGCTCTACACCGGCTCGAACGCGGGCTACGGGCCCAAGGAGAAGGGGCGCGAGCCGGGCGTGTGGGACCTGGCGACGAACCAGTTCCGGAAGGTCGGCGGACTGGCCGACCCCGACCAGCTGGAGACCTCCTCCTCCGTACTGCTCCCCCCGGCCCAGGACCAGAAGGTGATGGTGCTCGGCGGCGGCGGAGTCGGCGAGTCCAGGCTGTCCACGGACCGCACCGCCGTCGTGGACCTCAAGGCGGAGGTGCCGGCCTTCCGGCCGACGGCCCGGCTGCCGCAGCGCGTGCGCTACCTCAGCAGCGTGCTGCTGCCCGACGACTCCCTCTTCACCACGGGCGGCTCCGCCGACTACCGGGGCCGGGGCGCCAGCGACATCCGCAAGGCGCAGTTCTACTACCCGCGCACCGACACCTTCGTGGCCGCCGCCTCCCCGACGGTCGGGCGCAACTACCACTCCGAGGCGCTGCTGCTGCCCGACGGGCGGGTGGCGACCTTCGGCTCCGACCCGCTCTTCGCGGACAAGGACAACACCAGGCTGGGCCGGTTCGAACACCGCCTGGAGGTGTACAGCCCGCCGTACGTGCACCGGGACCCGGAGCTGCGGCCGGTCCTGGGGGAGGGGCCCGAGGAGGCAGAACTCGGCGGCTCCGCCACCTTCGAGGCACCGCGGGCCGAGCGGATCCAGCGGGCCCGGCTGATGCGGCCGAGCGCGGTCACGCACACCACCGACGTGGAGCAGCGCTCGGTCGAACTCGGGCTGAGGAAGACCGCCGGCACGGTGACGGTCACCGTGCCCGCGGACCCGACGCTGGTGCCGCCCGGCTGGTACATGCTGTTCGTGACGGACGCGGACGGCACCCCGTCGGTGGCGAAGTGGATCCGGGTACGGCCGGCTCCCGAGCCGCCGGAGCCGCCGTCGGCGGCCTCGCGGGACGGGTGGCTGAGCTAG
- a CDS encoding C39 family peptidase gives MNASTIKRAVPYYSQWESAGLVPEFVAGADSARDPLWAGSGAGSPEEYAFWAPRMCGVACLRMVLGRLGLPVPPSVELVKELCGAGAYVRDGDAVQGLIYQPFAEYVNARWDLDARSVPVLDHQAVRDALAGGGLAMLSVHWSIRTLVPAGEARGGHLVLAVGATDDAVLVHNPSGFPGASQQYAPVPWAELDRFYAGRGILIGGRAG, from the coding sequence ATGAACGCCTCCACGATCAAGCGCGCCGTCCCCTACTACTCCCAGTGGGAGTCCGCCGGGCTGGTGCCCGAGTTCGTCGCGGGGGCCGACTCGGCCCGGGATCCCCTGTGGGCCGGGTCGGGTGCCGGTTCCCCCGAGGAGTACGCCTTCTGGGCGCCCCGCATGTGCGGCGTGGCCTGCCTGCGGATGGTGCTGGGGCGTCTGGGGCTCCCGGTGCCGCCCTCGGTGGAGCTGGTGAAGGAGCTCTGCGGGGCCGGGGCGTACGTGCGGGACGGGGATGCCGTGCAGGGGCTGATCTACCAACCGTTCGCCGAGTACGTGAACGCCCGCTGGGACCTGGACGCCCGCTCCGTACCCGTACTGGACCACCAGGCCGTCCGGGACGCGCTCGCCGGGGGCGGGCTGGCCATGCTGTCGGTCCATTGGTCGATCCGGACCCTCGTCCCGGCCGGGGAGGCCCGGGGCGGTCACCTGGTGCTCGCCGTCGGGGCCACCGACGACGCCGTCCTGGTGCACAATCCCTCCGGCTTCCCCGGTGCTTCGCAGCAGTACGCGCCCGTTCCCTGGGCCGAACTGGACCGCTTCTACGCCGGACGCGGCATCCTGATCGGCGGCCGGGCCGGCTGA
- a CDS encoding DUF3817 domain-containing protein gives MDIKTASALHRLRLISVPEALSFPALLIFGSVLSRISDIDYLMMPLGVIHGFLFVIYGVFLLDVWFKAKWPLKKVVLFFLLALVPFGGLYGDRLLKRDESAGVLAARAREAARA, from the coding sequence GTGGACATCAAGACCGCTTCCGCCCTGCACCGGCTGCGCCTCATCTCCGTACCGGAGGCGCTCTCGTTCCCGGCGCTGCTGATCTTCGGCTCGGTGCTGAGCCGGATCTCGGACATCGACTACTTGATGATGCCGCTCGGCGTCATCCACGGGTTCCTGTTCGTCATCTACGGCGTCTTCCTGCTGGACGTCTGGTTCAAGGCGAAGTGGCCCCTGAAGAAGGTCGTGCTGTTCTTCCTGCTGGCGCTGGTCCCCTTCGGCGGGCTCTACGGCGACCGCCTCCTCAAGCGCGACGAGTCGGCCGGCGTGCTCGCCGCCCGCGCCCGTGAGGCGGCCCGCGCATGA